The genomic stretch ATACATGGCCGTCTCACTGATGCTGCAGCCAAAGAGTCCTTCGACGAGTTCAACTTCACCGGCGTCGGCGCCAGTAACATCAATCATCTTCACAGTGCTCATATCTCTACCTCTCAAGCCCTGATCGTCAGGAGCGCGTTGTCTCCGCCAGGAATACTGCCCTTGACCACAAGCAGGTTCTTCTCAACGTCGACTGCGATCACCCTGATTCCTGTGACAGTCGTCACGTGGCAGCCCATGTGACCGGCCATCTTGTGATTCTTGAAAACGCGGCCAGGAGTCAGGCGGCACCCGATGGCGCCCACACGACGAAGGCCCTTCGACCCGTGGCTCTTGAACCAGCCTGCGAAGTGCCAGCGCTTGACGGGACCCTGGTACCCTTTGCCTTTAGAGACTGCGGTAATGGTAAGAACTTTGAGTCCGTCGAGTACACTCACGTCGACCTTGTCGCCCACTGTCCCTTCCATGCCACGGAACTCCTTAAGATGCCTCAACGCCGGCACACCAGCTTTCTTGCAGACGCCAGTCTCCGGCTTGTTGATCAGAGACGCACGTGCCTCTCCATAACCAAGCTTCACGCCCTCATAGCCGTTGCGCTCCTTAGTGAGCACGTCGACGACGAAGCATGGGCCGGCCAGTATGACCGTCGCAGGGACGAATCTGTCCTCATGGAACACACTGGTCATGCCAACCTTCTTGCCAATTATCCCCTTGCTCATCTTAGCCACCAGCCTACAGCTTGATCTCGATATCCACGCCCTGCGGCAGGTCAAGGCCCATGAGCGCCTTGGTTACCTCAGGAGTGGGATTGGTTATCTCGATCAGCCTCTTATGAATGCGCATCTCAAACTGCTCACGCGACTTCTTGTCGACGTGGGGCGATCGGAGCACCGTGAATATGCTCTTCTCGGTTGGAAGCGGAATGGGTCCCGAAACACGAGCCCCCGCCTGCTGGATGAT from Coprothermobacter sp. encodes the following:
- a CDS encoding 50S ribosomal protein L3, which codes for MSKGIIGKKVGMTSVFHEDRFVPATVILAGPCFVVDVLTKERNGYEGVKLGYGEARASLINKPETGVCKKAGVPALRHLKEFRGMEGTVGDKVDVSVLDGLKVLTITAVSKGKGYQGPVKRWHFAGWFKSHGSKGLRRVGAIGCRLTPGRVFKNHKMAGHMGCHVTTVTGIRVIAVDVEKNLLVVKGSIPGGDNALLTIRA
- a CDS encoding 30S ribosomal protein S10; translation: MAKQKVRIRLRAFDHRTLDIWAGKIVEIIQQAGARVSGPIPLPTEKSIFTVLRSPHVDKKSREQFEMRIHKRLIEITNPTPEVTKALMGLDLPQGVDIEIKL